A single window of Lutzomyia longipalpis isolate SR_M1_2022 chromosome 1, ASM2433408v1 DNA harbors:
- the LOC129788153 gene encoding myosin-10 isoform X14: MSREAYTSAPAISSGARSPGRSARRITELPTVDRSPSREYGTRGSPIAMGSPYYRDMDEPTSPAGGGHHRSRSASRPPISHAMDYTRTRYQSLDRGGLVDPHDREFIPIREPRDRSRDRSLERGLYLEDELYGRSARQNLTSDRSYIGDLQHQNTDLQRELGQLKRELDLTNQKLGSSMHSIKTFWSPELKKERALRKEESAKYSLINDQLKLLNNENQKQAMLVRQLEEELRMRMRQPSIEMQNQMEQLYAENEHLTREIAILRDTIKELELRIETQKQTLQARDESIKKLLEMLQSKGMGKEEERQMFQQMQAMAQKQLDEFRLEIQRRDQEIMAMAAKMKTLEEQHQDYQRHIAVLKESLCAKEEHYNMLQADAVQERNRSTNELAELKDHMDIKDRKINVLQRKIENLEDLLKEKDNQVDMARARLSAMQAHHCSSEGALTSLEEAIGDKEKQMQQLRDQRDRAEQEKHEERELHEREIAEYKMKMHTLESDVDKLNMRLDRALTEKERLEARLENSQSELGKSKAELDKATSEVGRSGTEWETTRQRLQRLELENERLRHDLERSQFPLQTTFGRNTLSTSQELDRAQERADKTSAELRRTQAELRVTQSDAERARAEAAALQEKLEKSQGEVYRLKAKLENAQGEHESLRQEIERSHGGVQRIHGERDKALLELEKCREELERTQATLGKAQLQQDKLQNALDKAQNEVDHLQERLDKQVAESRRLQLEKEKQAYDFENLQSQLDKALGQASRIQKERETIQLDAERFKDKTEKIQLTMARLQKERDTLFEEAEKNKERAETTQSLLLKAQRDKEQIQTELDVVKERWEKAHSVHQKLQMERDDSYAEIEILKEKLDKALYASQKLIDEKDNSTKEFEKMLEKYDRAQNEIYRLQSRCDTAEADRGRLEMEAERSALAATKARDDLRKLQEETTRLQEACDRAAMQLTRTKEMEDKAREESDMTRERMDKVQTDLRRTLAEKEHLQAEVERLTYELDRAHNSYTKHTAALDSAQEEAARFSLELEKMRDRYEKSQSEVRRLQELETYSRESRRSKEENERLRDKLDKAMKELETIRGKSQYEEETFQKIREKLEQRENETQIVEAKLHEATLQLELSKQELAKHIANQDKQRSELERAHIECEKIRDKHDKLIKEVERMRTNPNAVSPSMIPALTATDKGEVDRLRDRLEKALQSRDATEMEAGRLAKELEKAQMHLAKQQEAAESTRIEFERMSAELGRVHERLERAEAEKEALRQSATMFEKRNMQANQIEKNIMKMEADAKQLTVERDQLVMQLEKSQDMLMNFQQELNATEQELQRQREENRRLVGAMKGQPPSSKEIQALQQEIAILKQRLQETGARGDNEMEQWRKVVEQEKIRADEAEKIATELHKRVQMLEKQLQQQLNQMANLQKQQPQQQNAQVSHQEVEQMRKELQTATVERDRFQAQLEMLVQELEKSQLDLHEANKKLQSMQQNNVQKGAAVDEGQRKQMEAQARQIEETKKQIEAQVKTIENERRLLEEQRKTVESKRKEVEEKEKNLAEFDRQLKKRKEQMDQLEKSLQKQGGTAAAAGELNKKLTETQRQLDAITKQFEEAKEEAKRAATETERLLQLVAMSQEEQNAKEKTIMELQQALKNAQAKSHHAQQQLEEQRKKEEAGPAGFLKSFF; encoded by the exons ATGTCTCGAGAAGCCTACACTTCAGCACCGGCCATCAGTTCTGGCGCACGAAGTCCTGGCCGTTCAGCCCGCCGCATCACCGAACTCCCGACAGTTGATCGTTCACCGTCACGGGAATACGGCACGAGAGGAAGTCCAAtag CAATGGGCAGCCCATACTACCGCGATATGGATGAGCCCACAAGTCCGGCTGGCGGTGGGCACCATCGCAGCAGAAGTGCCAGCCGGCCGCCTATTTCGCACGCCATGGATTACACCC gcACGCGCTATCAATCCCTGGACAGGGGAGGACTCGTCGATCCGCATGATCGTGAATTCATCCCCATCCGTGAGCCACGCGATCGTTCGCGTGATCGCAGCCTCGAGCGCGGACTCTACCTCGAGGATGAGTTGTATGGGCGATCGGCAAGACAAA ATCTCACGAGCGATCGCTCCTACATTGGGGATCTACAGCACCAAAATACGGACTTGCAGCGTGAATTGGGGCAACTAAAGCGTGAGCTGGATCTGACGAATCAGAAACTCGGCAGCTCAATGCACAGCATCAAGACATTCTGGTCGCCGGAATTGAAGAAGGAGCGCGCACTACGGAAGGAGGAGAGTGCTAAATATAGTCTCATAAATGATCAATTGAAGTTACTCAACAATGAGAATCAG AAACAAGCAATGCTGGTGCGACAGCTGGAGGAGGAACTTCGGATGCGAATGCGACAGCCTAGTATTGAGATGCAGAATCAAATGGAGCAACTTTATGCGGAAAATGAGCATCTCACGAGAGAAATTGCCATCCTCAGAGACACTATTAAG gaactcgAATTGCGAATTGAAACCCAGAAACAGACACTCCAAGCACGAGATGAGAGCATCAAAAAATTGTTGGAGATGCTTCAAAGCAAGGGTATGG GAAAAGAGGAGGAGCGTCAAATGTTCCAGCAAATGCAGGCGATGGCACAGAAACAG CTCGACGAATTCCGACTCGAAATACAGCGTCGTGATCAAGAAATAATGGCaatggcggcaaaaatgaagACGCTGGAGGAGCAACATCAG GACTATCAGCGTCACATTGCTGTCCTCAAGGAGTCTCTCTGTGCCAAAGAAGAACACTATAATATGCTACAAGCGGAT GCTGTTCAGGAACGTAATCGATCGACAAATGAACTGGCCGAGCTCAAGGATCACATGGATATTAAGGACAGAAAAATCAATGTCCTCCAGCGAAAG ATTGAAAATCTCGAGGATTtactgaaagaaaaagataatCAAGTAGATATGGCGAGAGCCAGACTATCAGCAATGCAAGCTCACCATTGCAGCTCCGAAGGCGCCCTGACAAGCCTCGAAGAGGCAATTGGTGACAAAGAGAAACAGATGCAGCAGCTTCG cGATCAACGCGATCGTGCTGAGCAAGAAAAGCACGAGGAGCGTGAATTGCACGAACGCGAAATAGCTGAGTACAAAATGAAGATGCACACGTTGGAAAGTGATGTGGATAAATTGAATATGCGCTTAGATCGTGCCCTTACGGAGAAGGAACGTCTCGAGGCACGTCTTGAGAATTCCCAGAGTGAACTTGGAAAATCCAAAGCGGAACTCGATAAGGCTACAAGTGAG GTGGGACGCAGTGGAACTGAATGGGAGACGACGAGGCAAAGATTGCAACGTCTCGAGTTGGAGAATGAGCGTCTCCGACACGATTTGGAACGATCCCAG TTCCCATTGCAGACAACGTTCGGCCGTAACACCCTCTCGACATCCCAGGAACTTGATCGGGCACAGGAGAGGGCAGATAAGACTTCAGCTGAACTCAGGCGAACCCAAGCTGAACTACGTGTCACTCAG TCCGATGCAGAGAGAGCACGTGCCGAAGCAGCAGCACTCCAGGAGAAGTTGGAGAAGAGTCAGGGCGAGGTGTATAGGCTGAAGGCGAAGCTTGAGAATGCTCAGGGTGAGCATGAGAGTCTCCGGCAGGAGATTGAACGTTCACACGGTGGGGTGCAGCGTATTCATGGGGAACGTGACAAGGCCCTGTTGGAGCTTGAGAAATGCCGCGAAGAACTCGAACGTACGCAGGCAACGCTCGGCAAGGCACAGCTGCAGCAGGATAAGCTGCAAAATGCCCTGGATAAGGCACAGAATGAAGTGGATCATCTACAGGAGCGCCTGGATAAGCAGGTAGCTGAATCGAGACGGTTGCAGCTGGAGAAGGAGAAGCAAGCGTATGACTTTGAGAATTTGCAATCACAACTCGATAAGGCTCTCGGGCAGGCGTCGAGGATTCAGAAGGAGCGCGAAACCATTCAACTCGATGCTGAACGCTTCAAGGATAAGACTGAGAAGATTCAGCTAACCATGGCGCGATTGCAGAAGGAACGAGACACCCTGTTTGAGGAGGCTGAAAAGAACAAGGAACGCGCAGAGACAACACAGAGTCTCCTGCTGAAGGCACAACGCGACAAGGAGCAAATTCAGACGGAATTGGATGTTGTGAAGGAGCGCTGGGAGAAGGCACACAGTGTCCATCAGAAGCTTCAG ATGGAACGCGATGATTCGTATGCCGAAATTGAGATTCTCAAGGAAAAACTCGACAAAGCCCTGTATGCCAGTCAGAAGTTGATTGATGAGAAGGACAACTCCACCAAGGAGTTTGAGAAGATGCTTGAAAAGTATGATAG AGCACAAAATGAAATCTATAGACTCCAATCGCGATGTGATACGGCCGAAGCGGATCGGGGGCGTCTCGAAATGGAGGCAGAACGATCAGCATTGGCCGCCACGAAAGCACGAGATGACTTGAGGAAGCTTCAGGAAGAAACTACGAG ACTGCAAGAGGCATGCGATCGTGCAGCAATGCAGCTAACAAGAACCAAAGAAATGGAGGATAAGGCTCGCGAGGAGTCTGACATGACGAGAGAACGCATGGATAAGGTACAGACGGATTTGAGACGCACACTGGCTGAGAAGGAGCACCTCCAGGCTGAAGTTGAGCGATTGACCTATGAATTGGATAGAGCACACAACTCCTACACAAAACACACTGCCGCATTGGATTCCGCACAAGAGGAGGCTGCCCGATTCAGTTTGGAGCTTGAGAAGATGAGGGATAG ATACGAGAAGAGCCAATCCGAGGTGAGACGCCTTCAGGAGCTTGAAACGTACTCACGTGAGTCACGTCGttcaaaggaagaaaatgaacgtCTGCGTGATAAGTTGGATAAGGCAATGAAGGAGTTAGAGACAATTCGTGGGAAGTCTCAGTATGAAGAGGAAACCTTCCAGAAGATCCGTGAAAAGTTGGAGCAAAGAGAGAATGAGACGCAAATTGTTGAAGCGAAACTCCATGAAGCCACCCTTCAGCTGGAGCTTTCGAAGCAGGAACTAGCTAAGCATATTGCTAATCAGGATAAGCAGCGAAGTGAGCTGGAACGGGCGCACATTGAGTGCGAGAAGATTCGTGATAAGCACGATAAGTTGATTAAGGAAGTTGAACGTATGCGAACCAATCCTAATGCCGTTTCCCCATCAATGATTCCCGCACTGACGGCTACGGATAAGGGAGAGGTTGATCGGCTACGTGATCGCCTCGAGAAGGCTCTCCAGAGTCGCGATGCAACGGAAATGGAAGCTGGACGTTTGGCAAAGGAGCTGGAGAAGGCACAGATGCATCTGGCGAAGCAGCAAGAAGCTGCTGAATCGACACGAATTGAATTTGAGCGAATGTCCGCGGAATTGGGACGTGTCCATGAGCGCCTTGAGCGTGCTGAAGCCGAAAAGGAGGCACTCAGGCAGTCAGCTACGATGTTTGAGAAGCGCAACATGCAAGCAAATCAGATTGAGAAGAATATCATGAAGATGGAGGCTGATGCGAAGCAACTAACCGTGGAACGGGACCAATTGGTGATGCAGCTGGAGAAGAGTCAGGATATGCTGATGAACTTCCAGCAGGAACTCAATGCCACGGAGCAAGAGCTGCAGCGGCAGCGTGAGGAGAATCGACGCCTTGTGGGTGCTATGAAGGGACAACCACCGAGTTCGAAGGAGATTCAGGCACTTCAGCAGGAGATTGCAATTCTCAAGCAGCGCCTCCAGGAAACTGGCGCTCGTGGGGACAATGAGATGGAACAGTGGAGGAAGGTTGTGGAGCAAGAAAAGATTCGTGCTGATGAGGCTGAGAAGATTGCAACGGAACTCCACAAGAGAGTTCAG ATGCTGGAAAAGCAGTTGCAGCAGCAACTCAATCAAATGGCCAATCTGCAGAAGCAGCAACCACAACAGCAAAACGCACAAGTTTCGCATCAAGAAGTGGAGCAGATGCGAAAAGAACTCCAAACGGCAACAGTGGAGAGAGATCGCTTCCAGGCTCAACTGGAGATGCTTGTCCAGGAATTGGAGAAGAGCCAG tTGGATTTGCACGAGGCAAACAAGAAGTTGCAGTCAATGCAGCAGAACAATGTCCAGAAGGGCGCCGCCGTGGATGAGGGACAACGGAAGCAAATGGAGGCTCAGGCACGACAGATTGAGGAGACAAAGAAGCAGATTGAGGCTCAGGTGAAGACTATTGAGAATGAGCGACGTCTCCTTGAGGAGCAACGCAAAACGGTTGAGAGTAAGCGCAAAGAAGTGgaggagaaggagaagaaCTTGGCTGAATTCGATAGGCAGCTGAAGAAGCGCAAAGAGCAGATGGATCAGCTGGAGAAATCACTACAGAAGCAAGGTGGAACTGCGGCAGCAGCTGGGGAGCTAAATAAGAAGTTAACAGAAACCCAACGACAATTGGACGCAATCACCAAGCAATTTGAGGAGGCAAAGGAGGAAGCCAAGAGAGCTGCCACGGAGACAGAGCGTCTCCTGCAGTTGGTGGCGATGAGCCAAGAAGAACAGAATGCCAAGGAAAAGACCATCATGGAGCTACAGC
- the LOC129788153 gene encoding myosin-10 isoform X13: MSREAYTSAPAISSGARSPGRSARRITELPTVDRSPSREYGTRGSPIAMGSPYYRDMDEPTSPAGGGHHRSRSASRPPISHAMDYTRTRYQSLDRGGLVDPHDREFIPIREPRDRSRDRSLERGLYLEDELYGRSARQNLTSDRSYIGDLQHQNTDLQRELGQLKRELDLTNQKLGSSMHSIKTFWSPELKKERALRKEESAKYSLINDQLKLLNNENQKQAMLVRQLEEELRMRMRQPSIEMQNQMEQLYAENEHLTREIAILRDTIKELELRIETQKQTLQARDESIKKLLEMLQSKGMGKEEERQMFQQMQAMAQKQLDEFRLEIQRRDQEIMAMAAKMKTLEEQHQDYQRHIAVLKESLCAKEEHYNMLQADAVQERNRSTNELAELKDHMDIKDRKINVLQRKIENLEDLLKEKDNQVDMARARLSAMQAHHCSSEGALTSLEEAIGDKEKQMQQLRDQRDRAEQEKHEERELHEREIAEYKMKMHTLESDVDKLNMRLDRALTEKERLEARLENSQSELGKSKAELDKATSEYGAYGQVGRSGTEWETTRQRLQRLELENERLRHDLERSQFPLQTTFGRNTLSTSQELDRAQERADKTSAELRRTQAELRVTQSDAERARAEAAALQEKLEKSQGEVYRLKAKLENAQGEHESLRQEIERSHGGVQRIHGERDKALLELEKCREELERTQATLGKAQLQQDKLQNALDKAQNEVDHLQERLDKQVAESRRLQLEKEKQAYDFENLQSQLDKALGQASRIQKERETIQLDAERFKDKTEKIQLTMARLQKERDTLFEEAEKNKERAETTQSLLLKAQRDKEQIQTELDVVKERWEKAHSVHQKLQMERDDSYAEIEILKEKLDKALYASQKLIDEKDNSTKEFEKMLEKYDRAQNEIYRLQSRCDTAEADRGRLEMEAERSALAATKARDDLRKLQEETTRLQEACDRAAMQLTRTKEMEDKAREESDMTRERMDKVQTDLRRTLAEKEHLQAEVERLTYELDRAHNSYTKHTAALDSAQEEAARFSLELEKMRDRYEKSQSEVRRLQELETYSRESRRSKEENERLRDKLDKAMKELETIRGKSQYEEETFQKIREKLEQRENETQIVEAKLHEATLQLELSKQELAKHIANQDKQRSELERAHIECEKIRDKHDKLIKEVERMRTNPNAVSPSMIPALTATDKGEVDRLRDRLEKALQSRDATEMEAGRLAKELEKAQMHLAKQQEAAESTRIEFERMSAELGRVHERLERAEAEKEALRQSATMFEKRNMQANQIEKNIMKMEADAKQLTVERDQLVMQLEKSQDMLMNFQQELNATEQELQRQREENRRLVGAMKGQPPSSKEIQALQQEIAILKQRLQETGARGDNEMEQWRKVVEQEKIRADEAEKIATELHKRVQMLEKQLQQQLNQMANLQKQQPQQQNAQVSHQEVEQMRKELQTATVERDRFQAQLEMLVQELEKSQLDLHEANKKLQSMQQNNVQKGAAVDEGQRKQMEAQARQIEETKKQIEAQVKTIENERRLLEEQRKTVESKRKEVEEKEKNLAEFDRQLKKRKEQMDQLEKSLQKQGGTAAAAGELNKKLTETQRQLDAITKQFEEAKEEAKRAATETERLLQLVAMSQEEQNAKEKTIMELQQALKNAQAKSHHAQQQLEEQRKKEEAGPAGFLKSFF; encoded by the exons ATGTCTCGAGAAGCCTACACTTCAGCACCGGCCATCAGTTCTGGCGCACGAAGTCCTGGCCGTTCAGCCCGCCGCATCACCGAACTCCCGACAGTTGATCGTTCACCGTCACGGGAATACGGCACGAGAGGAAGTCCAAtag CAATGGGCAGCCCATACTACCGCGATATGGATGAGCCCACAAGTCCGGCTGGCGGTGGGCACCATCGCAGCAGAAGTGCCAGCCGGCCGCCTATTTCGCACGCCATGGATTACACCC gcACGCGCTATCAATCCCTGGACAGGGGAGGACTCGTCGATCCGCATGATCGTGAATTCATCCCCATCCGTGAGCCACGCGATCGTTCGCGTGATCGCAGCCTCGAGCGCGGACTCTACCTCGAGGATGAGTTGTATGGGCGATCGGCAAGACAAA ATCTCACGAGCGATCGCTCCTACATTGGGGATCTACAGCACCAAAATACGGACTTGCAGCGTGAATTGGGGCAACTAAAGCGTGAGCTGGATCTGACGAATCAGAAACTCGGCAGCTCAATGCACAGCATCAAGACATTCTGGTCGCCGGAATTGAAGAAGGAGCGCGCACTACGGAAGGAGGAGAGTGCTAAATATAGTCTCATAAATGATCAATTGAAGTTACTCAACAATGAGAATCAG AAACAAGCAATGCTGGTGCGACAGCTGGAGGAGGAACTTCGGATGCGAATGCGACAGCCTAGTATTGAGATGCAGAATCAAATGGAGCAACTTTATGCGGAAAATGAGCATCTCACGAGAGAAATTGCCATCCTCAGAGACACTATTAAG gaactcgAATTGCGAATTGAAACCCAGAAACAGACACTCCAAGCACGAGATGAGAGCATCAAAAAATTGTTGGAGATGCTTCAAAGCAAGGGTATGG GAAAAGAGGAGGAGCGTCAAATGTTCCAGCAAATGCAGGCGATGGCACAGAAACAG CTCGACGAATTCCGACTCGAAATACAGCGTCGTGATCAAGAAATAATGGCaatggcggcaaaaatgaagACGCTGGAGGAGCAACATCAG GACTATCAGCGTCACATTGCTGTCCTCAAGGAGTCTCTCTGTGCCAAAGAAGAACACTATAATATGCTACAAGCGGAT GCTGTTCAGGAACGTAATCGATCGACAAATGAACTGGCCGAGCTCAAGGATCACATGGATATTAAGGACAGAAAAATCAATGTCCTCCAGCGAAAG ATTGAAAATCTCGAGGATTtactgaaagaaaaagataatCAAGTAGATATGGCGAGAGCCAGACTATCAGCAATGCAAGCTCACCATTGCAGCTCCGAAGGCGCCCTGACAAGCCTCGAAGAGGCAATTGGTGACAAAGAGAAACAGATGCAGCAGCTTCG cGATCAACGCGATCGTGCTGAGCAAGAAAAGCACGAGGAGCGTGAATTGCACGAACGCGAAATAGCTGAGTACAAAATGAAGATGCACACGTTGGAAAGTGATGTGGATAAATTGAATATGCGCTTAGATCGTGCCCTTACGGAGAAGGAACGTCTCGAGGCACGTCTTGAGAATTCCCAGAGTGAACTTGGAAAATCCAAAGCGGAACTCGATAAGGCTACAAGTGAG TATGGTGCTTATGGCCAGGTGGGACGCAGTGGAACTGAATGGGAGACGACGAGGCAAAGATTGCAACGTCTCGAGTTGGAGAATGAGCGTCTCCGACACGATTTGGAACGATCCCAG TTCCCATTGCAGACAACGTTCGGCCGTAACACCCTCTCGACATCCCAGGAACTTGATCGGGCACAGGAGAGGGCAGATAAGACTTCAGCTGAACTCAGGCGAACCCAAGCTGAACTACGTGTCACTCAG TCCGATGCAGAGAGAGCACGTGCCGAAGCAGCAGCACTCCAGGAGAAGTTGGAGAAGAGTCAGGGCGAGGTGTATAGGCTGAAGGCGAAGCTTGAGAATGCTCAGGGTGAGCATGAGAGTCTCCGGCAGGAGATTGAACGTTCACACGGTGGGGTGCAGCGTATTCATGGGGAACGTGACAAGGCCCTGTTGGAGCTTGAGAAATGCCGCGAAGAACTCGAACGTACGCAGGCAACGCTCGGCAAGGCACAGCTGCAGCAGGATAAGCTGCAAAATGCCCTGGATAAGGCACAGAATGAAGTGGATCATCTACAGGAGCGCCTGGATAAGCAGGTAGCTGAATCGAGACGGTTGCAGCTGGAGAAGGAGAAGCAAGCGTATGACTTTGAGAATTTGCAATCACAACTCGATAAGGCTCTCGGGCAGGCGTCGAGGATTCAGAAGGAGCGCGAAACCATTCAACTCGATGCTGAACGCTTCAAGGATAAGACTGAGAAGATTCAGCTAACCATGGCGCGATTGCAGAAGGAACGAGACACCCTGTTTGAGGAGGCTGAAAAGAACAAGGAACGCGCAGAGACAACACAGAGTCTCCTGCTGAAGGCACAACGCGACAAGGAGCAAATTCAGACGGAATTGGATGTTGTGAAGGAGCGCTGGGAGAAGGCACACAGTGTCCATCAGAAGCTTCAG ATGGAACGCGATGATTCGTATGCCGAAATTGAGATTCTCAAGGAAAAACTCGACAAAGCCCTGTATGCCAGTCAGAAGTTGATTGATGAGAAGGACAACTCCACCAAGGAGTTTGAGAAGATGCTTGAAAAGTATGATAG AGCACAAAATGAAATCTATAGACTCCAATCGCGATGTGATACGGCCGAAGCGGATCGGGGGCGTCTCGAAATGGAGGCAGAACGATCAGCATTGGCCGCCACGAAAGCACGAGATGACTTGAGGAAGCTTCAGGAAGAAACTACGAG ACTGCAAGAGGCATGCGATCGTGCAGCAATGCAGCTAACAAGAACCAAAGAAATGGAGGATAAGGCTCGCGAGGAGTCTGACATGACGAGAGAACGCATGGATAAGGTACAGACGGATTTGAGACGCACACTGGCTGAGAAGGAGCACCTCCAGGCTGAAGTTGAGCGATTGACCTATGAATTGGATAGAGCACACAACTCCTACACAAAACACACTGCCGCATTGGATTCCGCACAAGAGGAGGCTGCCCGATTCAGTTTGGAGCTTGAGAAGATGAGGGATAG ATACGAGAAGAGCCAATCCGAGGTGAGACGCCTTCAGGAGCTTGAAACGTACTCACGTGAGTCACGTCGttcaaaggaagaaaatgaacgtCTGCGTGATAAGTTGGATAAGGCAATGAAGGAGTTAGAGACAATTCGTGGGAAGTCTCAGTATGAAGAGGAAACCTTCCAGAAGATCCGTGAAAAGTTGGAGCAAAGAGAGAATGAGACGCAAATTGTTGAAGCGAAACTCCATGAAGCCACCCTTCAGCTGGAGCTTTCGAAGCAGGAACTAGCTAAGCATATTGCTAATCAGGATAAGCAGCGAAGTGAGCTGGAACGGGCGCACATTGAGTGCGAGAAGATTCGTGATAAGCACGATAAGTTGATTAAGGAAGTTGAACGTATGCGAACCAATCCTAATGCCGTTTCCCCATCAATGATTCCCGCACTGACGGCTACGGATAAGGGAGAGGTTGATCGGCTACGTGATCGCCTCGAGAAGGCTCTCCAGAGTCGCGATGCAACGGAAATGGAAGCTGGACGTTTGGCAAAGGAGCTGGAGAAGGCACAGATGCATCTGGCGAAGCAGCAAGAAGCTGCTGAATCGACACGAATTGAATTTGAGCGAATGTCCGCGGAATTGGGACGTGTCCATGAGCGCCTTGAGCGTGCTGAAGCCGAAAAGGAGGCACTCAGGCAGTCAGCTACGATGTTTGAGAAGCGCAACATGCAAGCAAATCAGATTGAGAAGAATATCATGAAGATGGAGGCTGATGCGAAGCAACTAACCGTGGAACGGGACCAATTGGTGATGCAGCTGGAGAAGAGTCAGGATATGCTGATGAACTTCCAGCAGGAACTCAATGCCACGGAGCAAGAGCTGCAGCGGCAGCGTGAGGAGAATCGACGCCTTGTGGGTGCTATGAAGGGACAACCACCGAGTTCGAAGGAGATTCAGGCACTTCAGCAGGAGATTGCAATTCTCAAGCAGCGCCTCCAGGAAACTGGCGCTCGTGGGGACAATGAGATGGAACAGTGGAGGAAGGTTGTGGAGCAAGAAAAGATTCGTGCTGATGAGGCTGAGAAGATTGCAACGGAACTCCACAAGAGAGTTCAG ATGCTGGAAAAGCAGTTGCAGCAGCAACTCAATCAAATGGCCAATCTGCAGAAGCAGCAACCACAACAGCAAAACGCACAAGTTTCGCATCAAGAAGTGGAGCAGATGCGAAAAGAACTCCAAACGGCAACAGTGGAGAGAGATCGCTTCCAGGCTCAACTGGAGATGCTTGTCCAGGAATTGGAGAAGAGCCAG tTGGATTTGCACGAGGCAAACAAGAAGTTGCAGTCAATGCAGCAGAACAATGTCCAGAAGGGCGCCGCCGTGGATGAGGGACAACGGAAGCAAATGGAGGCTCAGGCACGACAGATTGAGGAGACAAAGAAGCAGATTGAGGCTCAGGTGAAGACTATTGAGAATGAGCGACGTCTCCTTGAGGAGCAACGCAAAACGGTTGAGAGTAAGCGCAAAGAAGTGgaggagaaggagaagaaCTTGGCTGAATTCGATAGGCAGCTGAAGAAGCGCAAAGAGCAGATGGATCAGCTGGAGAAATCACTACAGAAGCAAGGTGGAACTGCGGCAGCAGCTGGGGAGCTAAATAAGAAGTTAACAGAAACCCAACGACAATTGGACGCAATCACCAAGCAATTTGAGGAGGCAAAGGAGGAAGCCAAGAGAGCTGCCACGGAGACAGAGCGTCTCCTGCAGTTGGTGGCGATGAGCCAAGAAGAACAGAATGCCAAGGAAAAGACCATCATGGAGCTACAGC